One Mesorhizobium sp. L-2-11 genomic region harbors:
- a CDS encoding nSTAND1 domain-containing NTPase, whose amino-acid sequence MAVDRVQRRMAAILVADVVGYSRLIGRDEEGTLATLRAYRLIIDRLIVHHEGRVFGSAGDSVIAEFASPVEALRCATEIQLEIDRQNADLPEPGRLRFRIGINLGDVVVEGDNLMGDGVNVAARLEPLSRPGGICVSEAIYAQARDRLSLDFIDLGEHKVKNIARPVHVYRVPLASEEQVRSPFRGLDVFEFENADLFFGRARAIAACTERLEQLAANGKAFLLIYGMSGSGKSSLLRAGLMPSITRPGAVVGISLWRRCLIRPSEGPDAVASLTAGLLREGALPELLALELPAAELTQLCRSAPDRALTLIRQALGKAATAAGSVLSQIRLLIAIDQTEELFTTEKEPASREALVRLLAAFAGSGLVWVIATIRSDFFHRCGEVRGFSALKDGLGSYELLPPTNPEIAQIIREPARAAGLRFEERADLGRLDDVLQDAAAADPGSLPLLEFVLDALYEVGRERRILSFAAYRALGGLEGAIARRADEVVDALPPDIQEALPAVLRALTTVRPGDETVTASPVLLSEVAGTPARLALVDALIAARLLVSDEDAAGHVFVRVAQEALLSRWPRASDIVNANRSFLETRARLKADAHRWHSENKNCELLLPSGKRLAEGEELLLSRREEVDDQVVEYIEASSRAQKEREEKDRQAERALIEAAEVARRERLEREADRLAGEAERRDLAATAAIQLARRTRYAAIVATVLALLAGAGAFVGFRGQQEATRQAVLAQMSADKARSAEKEALEARDQALRSQSLSLAFLSQQTAVSGNTEAAILLALEALPTGTSAHRRPYLFEAEAALYKALLAHRQTRIFPQDAGVTHAAFNRTGDRIVTSSYDKTARIWDVPNGTETAVLKGHQGAVERAEFSPDGSRVITVARDGTARIWNATSGEQLFVLQPVGNFPTAIFSPNGNRVLTAGENSDASLWDAQTGRKVLSVDGRGNCLAGFSPDGRSFATARGDYHAVLIWNAEDGKLNRTLQVRTWPYSVAFSPDGSRILINSRGPISYPFLSRLWDVSKGMEIAKLAGHTSDTQLQGVMFSHDGRRIATVSLDGSARLWDGISGRLLDVLGQESSGLKLSYMGPDERDQEMNSVFSQDDRFLAAASLNGTVRIWDVERTSLLTTIVGHDALIEHVEFSPVNNSILLTASHDRTARLWDIDGVLTTALSHEFPPTFAVFSPDNVHLLTGGGDSAAHLWEVVSGRQIAELDTHETVQSATFSPDGSRVATASLGGRVLVWDVASRREVAQLKSRDGLLQVQFSPKGDLLAAGSAHGTAQLWDAASGAELATIKTSGKLPQAIFGRDGDLVLTATDDNAAHLLKMDGTEFKVLIGHQNRITAAAFSPDGQLVVTGSLDRTARIWSIKDGNSVATLKGHSDELTAVAFSQDGQSLLTASRDGTVRIWSVPVGTEKVVLRGHSGAVDSAQISPDGLYVVTTSSQDRTVRLWAAQSGREIAVLASREDEANRPALMRAAFNSDGTKIAIVSGDDSVRIIRAFQTPLDLIDYARGIVPRELTACERRRFFLPVEGEVGDCPS is encoded by the coding sequence ATGGCCGTGGATCGCGTTCAGCGCAGAATGGCTGCCATCCTTGTAGCCGATGTGGTCGGCTACAGCCGGCTGATAGGCAGGGATGAGGAAGGTACCCTTGCGACCCTGAGAGCCTATCGCCTGATCATTGACCGGCTGATTGTGCACCATGAGGGACGGGTGTTCGGCAGCGCCGGAGACAGTGTCATCGCGGAGTTCGCAAGCCCTGTCGAGGCGCTCCGGTGTGCCACCGAAATCCAGTTGGAAATCGATAGACAGAACGCCGACCTCCCCGAGCCAGGCCGCCTGCGATTTCGCATCGGCATCAACCTCGGCGATGTCGTCGTAGAGGGTGACAACCTCATGGGCGACGGCGTCAACGTCGCCGCGCGTTTGGAACCGTTATCACGGCCGGGCGGAATATGTGTCTCCGAGGCGATCTATGCGCAGGCTCGCGATCGGCTTTCGCTCGATTTCATCGATCTTGGCGAGCACAAGGTGAAGAATATCGCCCGGCCTGTGCACGTCTATCGTGTACCCCTCGCTTCGGAGGAACAGGTCAGGTCGCCTTTTCGCGGTCTCGACGTCTTCGAATTTGAAAATGCCGACCTCTTTTTCGGCAGAGCGCGGGCGATCGCTGCTTGCACCGAAAGGCTGGAGCAGCTGGCGGCCAACGGCAAAGCATTTTTGCTCATCTACGGGATGAGCGGCTCCGGCAAGTCTTCTCTTCTGCGCGCGGGGCTGATGCCTTCAATTACCCGACCCGGCGCAGTGGTAGGCATCAGTTTGTGGCGCCGTTGCCTGATCCGCCCGTCCGAAGGGCCGGATGCTGTCGCCTCATTAACCGCGGGACTGCTTCGCGAAGGTGCTTTGCCCGAGTTGCTGGCTCTCGAACTGCCAGCGGCAGAGCTGACTCAACTCTGTCGAAGCGCTCCCGATCGCGCGCTGACTCTGATCCGCCAGGCACTCGGCAAAGCAGCCACCGCCGCTGGCTCGGTCCTGTCGCAAATACGATTGCTGATCGCCATCGATCAGACAGAGGAGCTGTTCACGACGGAGAAGGAACCGGCGTCGCGCGAAGCGCTTGTGCGGCTCTTGGCGGCGTTCGCCGGCAGCGGACTGGTCTGGGTGATTGCGACGATCCGGTCGGATTTCTTTCACCGCTGCGGCGAAGTCCGAGGCTTCTCGGCGCTGAAGGACGGCCTCGGCAGCTATGAACTCTTGCCGCCGACGAACCCTGAGATCGCCCAGATCATTCGTGAGCCGGCTCGTGCTGCCGGGCTCCGCTTCGAGGAGCGCGCCGATCTGGGGCGGCTCGATGATGTGCTGCAGGATGCGGCAGCCGCCGATCCCGGATCGTTGCCGCTTCTCGAATTCGTTCTCGATGCGCTGTACGAGGTGGGCCGGGAGCGCCGGATCCTCAGCTTTGCTGCGTATCGTGCGCTTGGCGGCCTCGAAGGGGCGATCGCGCGCCGCGCCGATGAAGTCGTCGACGCGCTCCCGCCCGACATCCAGGAGGCCCTGCCGGCGGTGCTGCGCGCTCTCACCACGGTGCGTCCGGGCGATGAAACGGTTACGGCAAGTCCAGTCCTGCTCAGCGAAGTGGCGGGAACGCCGGCACGATTGGCTCTCGTCGACGCGCTGATCGCCGCCCGGCTCCTCGTCAGTGATGAAGATGCCGCGGGCCATGTCTTCGTCCGCGTGGCCCAGGAAGCGCTGCTCAGCCGCTGGCCGCGCGCCAGCGACATTGTCAACGCGAATAGGAGCTTCCTCGAGACGCGGGCTCGGCTCAAGGCTGACGCCCACCGATGGCACTCGGAAAACAAGAACTGCGAGCTTCTGCTGCCGTCCGGCAAGCGTCTCGCCGAGGGCGAGGAATTGCTGCTGTCGAGACGCGAGGAAGTCGACGATCAAGTCGTTGAATACATCGAGGCGTCTTCGCGTGCCCAGAAGGAGAGAGAGGAGAAGGACCGGCAAGCAGAGAGGGCACTGATCGAGGCTGCTGAAGTAGCAAGACGCGAACGCTTGGAGCGCGAGGCCGACCGGCTCGCGGGAGAAGCTGAGCGTCGGGATCTGGCGGCGACTGCTGCGATACAGCTGGCGCGACGCACGCGCTATGCGGCCATTGTCGCGACGGTGTTGGCTCTCTTGGCTGGCGCAGGCGCATTCGTTGGGTTCAGAGGACAGCAGGAAGCAACGCGGCAGGCGGTATTGGCGCAAATGAGCGCGGACAAGGCCAGGTCGGCCGAGAAGGAGGCCCTGGAAGCGCGCGACCAGGCGCTCCGCAGCCAGTCTCTTTCACTTGCGTTTCTTTCGCAACAAACCGCAGTGAGCGGTAACACTGAGGCCGCAATTTTACTGGCGCTCGAAGCGCTGCCGACAGGTACATCTGCACACAGACGCCCGTATCTCTTCGAAGCGGAGGCCGCGCTTTACAAGGCTTTGTTAGCGCACCGTCAAACGAGGATCTTCCCCCAAGACGCGGGTGTAACACATGCAGCTTTCAATCGGACCGGCGACCGCATTGTCACCTCATCCTACGACAAGACGGCACGCATTTGGGACGTCCCGAATGGTACCGAGACTGCAGTTTTGAAGGGCCACCAAGGCGCCGTGGAGAGAGCCGAGTTCAGTCCGGACGGAAGCCGCGTCATTACAGTTGCTAGAGACGGCACCGCGCGCATCTGGAATGCCACCTCAGGGGAGCAGCTTTTTGTCCTTCAGCCGGTCGGCAATTTTCCTACCGCGATTTTCAGCCCGAACGGCAACCGGGTGCTAACAGCGGGAGAGAACAGCGATGCATCACTCTGGGACGCTCAAACCGGAAGGAAAGTCTTGAGTGTAGACGGCCGTGGAAACTGCTTGGCTGGCTTTAGTCCCGATGGCCGGAGCTTCGCAACCGCACGAGGCGATTATCACGCTGTTCTTATCTGGAATGCAGAAGATGGCAAGCTGAACCGGACTCTGCAGGTTCGCACTTGGCCATACAGCGTCGCATTCAGCCCGGACGGGAGCCGCATCCTGATCAACTCGCGGGGCCCAATTTCATACCCTTTCCTTTCGCGCCTTTGGGACGTGTCGAAAGGCATGGAAATTGCAAAATTGGCCGGTCACACGAGCGACACACAATTACAAGGCGTAATGTTCAGTCACGACGGCCGTCGAATTGCGACGGTATCACTCGATGGTAGCGCACGACTCTGGGACGGAATCTCGGGGAGATTACTTGACGTGCTCGGCCAAGAGTCCTCGGGGCTCAAACTAAGTTACATGGGCCCGGATGAGCGCGATCAGGAGATGAACAGCGTCTTCAGCCAAGACGATCGGTTCTTGGCTGCCGCTTCTCTCAACGGCACGGTTCGTATTTGGGATGTCGAGCGCACGTCGCTGCTCACCACCATCGTCGGCCATGACGCCTTGATCGAGCACGTGGAATTCAGCCCAGTTAACAACAGCATTCTTCTCACTGCATCGCACGATCGCACCGCTCGGCTCTGGGATATCGACGGGGTTCTGACAACTGCGCTGTCCCATGAATTTCCGCCGACCTTTGCGGTCTTTAGTCCCGATAATGTGCACCTTTTGACTGGAGGTGGGGATAGCGCAGCGCACCTGTGGGAGGTTGTAAGCGGACGTCAGATAGCCGAGCTTGACACACACGAAACTGTCCAAAGTGCGACGTTCAGCCCTGATGGAAGTCGCGTTGCAACCGCATCTCTTGGGGGCCGAGTTCTTGTTTGGGACGTTGCAAGCAGACGCGAGGTCGCGCAGCTCAAATCTCGTGACGGGCTACTTCAAGTTCAGTTTAGTCCCAAGGGAGACCTGTTAGCGGCGGGTTCGGCTCACGGTACCGCACAGTTGTGGGACGCGGCAAGCGGCGCCGAACTGGCCACCATCAAGACAAGCGGGAAGTTGCCACAGGCGATTTTCGGCCGGGACGGGGATCTCGTCCTTACCGCGACGGACGACAACGCTGCCCACCTTTTGAAGATGGACGGAACTGAATTCAAGGTTCTCATCGGGCATCAGAACCGAATCACCGCGGCCGCTTTCAGTCCAGACGGCCAACTGGTTGTCACGGGTTCACTCGACCGCACCGCGCGGATCTGGTCGATCAAGGACGGAAACAGTGTCGCGACGCTGAAGGGCCACAGCGACGAGCTGACAGCAGTCGCGTTCAGCCAGGACGGTCAGTCTCTCCTAACTGCCTCACGCGATGGGACCGTTCGAATCTGGAGCGTTCCGGTAGGAACAGAAAAGGTCGTTCTCAGGGGTCACAGCGGTGCAGTGGACAGCGCGCAAATCAGTCCTGACGGTTTGTATGTCGTGACGACGTCGTCTCAGGATCGCACGGTCAGGCTCTGGGCGGCGCAGTCGGGGCGCGAGATCGCAGTGCTTGCCAGCCGGGAGGACGAGGCCAACCGACCGGCGCTGATGCGCGCGGCTTTCAATTCCGATGGAACGAAGATCGCAATCGTGTCCGGTGATGATAGCGTCCGAATAATTCGCGCGTTCCAAACACCTCTGGACCTCATTGACTACGCACGTGGGATTGTTCCACGCGAACTGACCGCCTGCGAACGGCGACGTTTCTTCCTTCCTGTCGAAG
- a CDS encoding ABC transporter ATP-binding protein, translated as MFRWFETRLDPFPAEEPVEPPKTLIAFCVHYTRGAWPYIAIDAMLVTAIALAEVWMFGFMGRIVDWLSVQNRETFLQTEGWKLAGMAFIVVFALPATVSFHALLNQQTLMGNYPMRIRWQVHRYLLKQSMAFYQDEFAGRIATKLMQTALAVRECVIKLIDVLNYVVVYFLGMLLIVGSADWRLAAPLAVWLAGYVLLLRYFIPRLGKVGEEQANARSTMTGRVVDSYSNIQTVKLFSHARREASFAREGMTGFLDTVYRSMRLVTQLYGLLYVLNSLLLFSVTAISLWLWLGQLVTIGAVAVVIGLVLRLWGMSQWIMWEMSTLFENIGTVQDGISSISLPRVVEDRPGAKDIVVTKGEIRFEDIRFHYGKQKGMIESLSLTVKPGEKVGIVGRSGAGKSTLVNLLLRFYDLESGRILIDGQAIAAVTQDSLRAQIAMVTQDTSLLHRSVRENILYGRPDASNEMLVEAARRAEALDFISKLSDASGRTGFDAHVGDRGVKLSGGQRQRIAIARVMLKDAPILILDEATSALDSEAEAAIQENLYKLMQGKTVIAIAHRLSTIAAMDRLVVMDKGRVIEEGSHEQLVASGGLYAQLWQRQSGGFLLDEGAAAANDAIVKGQAAE; from the coding sequence ATGTTCCGCTGGTTTGAAACAAGGCTCGATCCGTTCCCTGCCGAGGAGCCGGTCGAGCCGCCGAAGACGCTGATCGCCTTCTGCGTCCACTATACGCGCGGCGCCTGGCCCTACATCGCAATCGATGCGATGCTGGTGACGGCTATCGCCCTTGCCGAGGTGTGGATGTTCGGCTTCATGGGCCGGATCGTCGACTGGCTGTCGGTGCAGAATCGCGAGACATTCCTGCAGACCGAGGGCTGGAAGCTCGCGGGCATGGCTTTCATCGTGGTTTTCGCGCTGCCGGCGACGGTCTCGTTCCATGCGCTGCTCAACCAGCAGACGCTGATGGGCAACTACCCGATGCGGATCCGCTGGCAGGTGCATCGCTACCTGCTCAAGCAGTCGATGGCCTTCTACCAGGACGAGTTCGCCGGACGCATCGCGACCAAGCTGATGCAGACGGCGCTCGCCGTGCGCGAATGCGTCATCAAGCTCATCGACGTGCTCAATTATGTCGTGGTCTATTTCCTCGGCATGCTGTTGATTGTCGGCTCGGCCGACTGGCGGCTGGCGGCACCGCTTGCCGTCTGGCTTGCCGGCTATGTCCTGTTGCTGCGCTATTTCATCCCGCGATTGGGCAAGGTCGGCGAGGAGCAGGCCAACGCGCGCTCGACCATGACCGGCCGCGTCGTCGACAGCTATTCCAACATCCAGACGGTCAAGCTGTTCTCGCATGCGCGGCGCGAGGCGTCCTTCGCCCGGGAAGGCATGACCGGCTTTCTCGATACGGTCTACCGGTCGATGCGGCTGGTGACGCAGCTCTACGGCCTGCTCTACGTCCTGAACTCACTGCTGTTGTTTTCGGTCACTGCGATCTCGCTGTGGCTGTGGCTCGGCCAGCTAGTGACGATCGGCGCCGTCGCCGTGGTCATAGGGCTCGTTCTTCGGCTCTGGGGCATGTCGCAGTGGATCATGTGGGAGATGTCCACGCTGTTCGAGAATATCGGCACGGTGCAGGACGGCATCAGCTCGATCTCGCTGCCGCGCGTCGTCGAAGACAGGCCTGGCGCCAAGGACATTGTCGTGACCAAAGGCGAGATCCGTTTCGAGGACATCCGCTTCCACTACGGCAAGCAGAAAGGCATGATCGAAAGCCTGTCGCTGACGGTGAAGCCGGGCGAAAAGGTCGGCATCGTCGGCCGCTCGGGCGCCGGCAAGTCGACGCTGGTCAACCTTCTGTTGCGCTTCTACGATCTTGAAAGCGGCCGGATCCTGATCGACGGCCAGGCCATCGCGGCGGTGACGCAGGATTCGCTGCGCGCCCAGATCGCCATGGTCACGCAGGACACCTCGCTGCTGCATCGCTCAGTGCGCGAGAACATCCTTTATGGCCGGCCGGACGCCAGCAACGAGATGCTGGTCGAGGCAGCACGCCGCGCCGAGGCGCTTGATTTCATATCAAAGCTTTCGGACGCCAGTGGCCGCACCGGTTTCGATGCGCATGTCGGCGATCGCGGCGTCAAATTGTCCGGCGGCCAGCGGCAACGCATCGCGATTGCCCGTGTTATGCTGAAGGACGCACCGATCCTCATCCTCGACGAGGCGACGTCCGCGCTCGATTCGGAGGCCGAGGCGGCGATCCAGGAGAACCTCTACAAGCTTATGCAAGGCAAGACCGTCATCGCCATCGCGCACCGGCTGTCGACCATCGCGGCGATGGACCGGCTCGTCGTCATGGACAAGGGCCGCGTCATCGAGGAGGGCTCGCATGAGCAACTCGTCGCCAGCGGCGGGCTCTATGCGCAGCTTTGGCAGCGTCAGTCGGGCGGCTTCCTGCTCGACGAGGGTGCGGCCGCCGCCAACGATGCCATCGTCAAGGGTCAAGCCGCAGAATGA
- a CDS encoding ABC transporter ATP-binding protein encodes MMIAVYRWFENWVYPFREPAGLRPPVSVSGFLWHYVGQAKVAFFAMLVIGGIAPLVEAGLFYFVGRLVDILDQIPGERSWDALWTAAGPELVFMAAVVLVIRTIVVGLAALVDEQTITPGFYNLVRWQAHRHVSRQSYDFFQNDFAGRIATKVWQAGQATGDLMQSFIEVVWFMVVYTVTTLVLVAGLDLRLAVLVVIWITAFGWLARRYLPAIRKHAERTAEAGSMITGRFVDSYSNVQTLKLFSADGDDRYIRSGFDIYLDALRPFTRRLTGVRMALTTLSGIMITAIACFAVYLWIEGSITVGAVAFTLSLVLRLNMLLGRLMMQLNSILRNLGVLENSKALISQPLGLTDASDAKKLVVTGGRIDVKNVEFHYGKGFGVLNGIDLVVRPGEKVGLVGPSGAGKTTLANLILRLYDLEAGKISIDGQDVSKVTQNSLRANIGVVSQDTALFHRSLRDNIKLGMPEATDAEVIAAAKKAEAHDFILDLRDNRDRQGYEAFVGERGVKLSGGQRQRVAIARVFLKDAPILILDEATSALDSDIEAAIQENLARLMENKTVIAIAHRLSTIAALDRLVVLDGGRMVEQGTHDELVALDGLYARLWKRQSGGFLFNEERVLEETRPAE; translated from the coding sequence ATGATGATTGCCGTCTATCGCTGGTTCGAGAATTGGGTTTATCCGTTCAGGGAGCCCGCGGGCCTTCGGCCACCGGTCAGCGTCAGCGGTTTCCTCTGGCACTATGTCGGCCAGGCGAAGGTCGCCTTCTTCGCCATGCTGGTCATCGGCGGCATTGCGCCGCTGGTCGAGGCTGGGCTGTTCTACTTCGTCGGCAGGCTGGTCGACATTCTCGACCAGATTCCCGGCGAGCGCAGCTGGGACGCGCTGTGGACTGCCGCCGGTCCCGAACTCGTCTTCATGGCCGCCGTGGTGCTGGTTATCCGCACCATCGTCGTCGGCCTGGCGGCGCTGGTCGACGAGCAGACGATCACCCCCGGCTTCTACAATCTGGTGCGCTGGCAGGCGCACCGCCATGTCTCGCGCCAGTCCTACGACTTCTTCCAAAACGATTTCGCCGGCCGCATCGCAACCAAAGTTTGGCAGGCCGGGCAGGCGACCGGCGATTTGATGCAAAGCTTCATCGAGGTCGTCTGGTTCATGGTCGTCTATACGGTGACGACACTGGTGCTGGTCGCCGGCCTCGACTTGCGGCTGGCGGTGCTGGTGGTGATCTGGATCACCGCCTTCGGCTGGCTGGCCAGGCGCTATCTGCCGGCGATCCGCAAGCATGCCGAGCGAACCGCAGAGGCCGGTTCGATGATCACCGGCCGCTTCGTCGATTCCTACTCGAACGTGCAGACGCTGAAGCTGTTCTCCGCCGATGGCGACGACCGTTACATCAGGAGCGGTTTCGATATCTATCTCGATGCGCTGCGCCCGTTCACCCGCAGGCTGACCGGCGTGCGCATGGCGCTGACGACGCTGTCGGGGATCATGATCACCGCGATCGCCTGTTTTGCCGTCTATCTCTGGATCGAAGGCTCGATCACAGTCGGCGCCGTCGCCTTTACGCTGTCCCTAGTGCTGCGGCTCAACATGCTGCTTGGCCGGCTGATGATGCAGCTCAACAGCATCCTGCGCAATCTCGGCGTGCTGGAAAACTCCAAGGCGCTGATCTCGCAGCCGCTCGGCCTGACCGATGCGTCCGACGCCAAGAAACTTGTCGTGACCGGCGGCCGGATCGACGTGAAGAACGTCGAGTTCCACTACGGCAAGGGGTTCGGCGTGCTCAACGGGATCGACCTTGTCGTGCGGCCGGGCGAGAAGGTCGGACTGGTCGGGCCGTCCGGCGCCGGCAAGACGACGCTGGCCAATCTGATCCTGCGCCTCTACGACCTCGAGGCCGGCAAGATCAGCATCGACGGCCAGGACGTCTCAAAGGTGACGCAGAATTCGCTGCGTGCCAACATCGGCGTCGTCAGCCAGGATACCGCGCTTTTCCACCGTTCCTTGCGCGATAACATCAAGCTTGGCATGCCGGAAGCAACCGACGCCGAGGTGATCGCGGCCGCGAAGAAGGCCGAGGCGCACGACTTCATCCTCGACTTGCGCGACAATCGCGATCGCCAAGGCTATGAGGCCTTTGTCGGCGAGCGCGGCGTGAAATTGTCTGGCGGCCAGCGCCAGCGCGTGGCGATCGCCCGCGTCTTCCTCAAGGACGCGCCGATCCTGATACTCGACGAGGCGACGTCGGCGCTGGATTCCGACATCGAGGCCGCCATCCAGGAAAATCTGGCGCGGCTGATGGAGAACAAGACGGTCATCGCCATCGCACACCGGCTGTCGACCATCGCCGCACTCGATCGCCTGGTGGTGCTCGACGGCGGCCGCATGGTCGAACAAGGCACGCATGACGAACTGGTCGCGCTCGACGGGCTCTATGCGCGGCTGTGGAAGCGGCAGTCCGGCGGCTTCCTGTTCAACGAGGAGCGCGTGCTGGAGGAGACGCGGCCGGCGGAGTAG
- the soxR gene encoding redox-sensitive transcriptional activator SoxR — MAAVTELTVGQVATRSGVAVSALHFYEARGLIRSHRTSGNQRRYGRDVLRRVAIIKVAQEVGISLAEIGEALASLPEGRTPTREDWNVLSTAWRDQLDRKIAQLKKLRDGLTDCIGCGCMSIDKCPLRNKGDRLAKEGTGARRLLVPSSP; from the coding sequence ATGGCTGCGGTGACGGAATTGACGGTCGGCCAGGTGGCCACGCGCAGCGGGGTGGCAGTGTCGGCGCTGCATTTCTACGAAGCGCGCGGACTCATCCGCAGCCACCGCACGTCAGGCAACCAGCGGCGCTACGGCCGCGACGTGCTGCGGCGGGTGGCGATCATCAAGGTGGCACAGGAGGTCGGCATCTCGCTGGCCGAGATCGGCGAGGCATTGGCATCGCTGCCAGAAGGCCGCACGCCGACGCGCGAGGACTGGAATGTGCTTTCAACCGCCTGGCGCGACCAGCTCGATCGCAAGATTGCCCAGTTGAAAAAGCTGCGCGACGGGCTGACCGACTGCATCGGCTGCGGCTGCATGTCGATCGACAAATGCCCGCTGCGCAACAAGGGCGACCGGCTGGCGAAGGAAGGAACAGGGGCTAGAAGACTATTGGTCCCTTCATCCCCCTGA
- a CDS encoding tRNA (cytidine(34)-2'-O)-methyltransferase translates to MNNRLRIALYQPDIAGNTGTILRFAACLGLGVDIIEPAGFPLADRALKRAGMDYLEMAALSRHVDWKAFEHWRRGEARRLVLLSTRAATAYTDFAFADADIVLFGRESAGVPDPVHEAADARLIIPMQPGARSINVALSVAMVAGEAIRQLG, encoded by the coding sequence ATGAACAACCGTCTCCGCATCGCGCTCTACCAACCGGATATCGCCGGCAACACCGGGACAATCCTGCGCTTCGCGGCTTGCCTCGGTCTCGGCGTCGACATCATCGAACCGGCCGGCTTCCCGCTCGCCGACCGGGCGCTGAAACGGGCCGGCATGGACTATCTCGAAATGGCGGCGCTTTCCCGGCATGTCGACTGGAAAGCCTTCGAGCACTGGCGCAGAGGCGAAGCGCGGCGGCTGGTGCTGCTGTCGACCAGAGCCGCGACCGCCTATACGGATTTCGCCTTCGCCGACGCCGACATTGTTCTGTTCGGCCGCGAATCCGCAGGCGTGCCGGATCCTGTCCACGAGGCGGCGGATGCGCGACTGATCATCCCGATGCAGCCCGGCGCGCGCAGCATCAACGTCGCGCTTTCCGTCGCCATGGTGGCCGGCGAGGCGATCCGGCAGCTCGGATAG
- a CDS encoding DUF6665 family protein — translation MSVRMPSNFGRSGAQESALDLLGHEILGEKAAALGRAGRRVDETLARLREHGDDGEHRARLLKDAAEAVHAYFIQRELCGLRKHDAVIREYNIPKAVLARLGAK, via the coding sequence ATGTCGGTGCGAATGCCATCGAATTTCGGACGGTCGGGAGCGCAGGAGAGCGCACTCGACTTGCTCGGCCATGAAATCCTCGGCGAAAAGGCGGCGGCGCTCGGCCGCGCCGGCCGACGCGTGGATGAAACGCTGGCGAGATTGCGTGAACATGGCGACGATGGCGAACATCGTGCCCGGCTGCTCAAGGACGCGGCCGAGGCGGTCCACGCCTACTTCATCCAGCGCGAATTGTGCGGCTTGCGCAAGCACGACGCAGTGATCCGGGAATACAACATCCCCAAGGCCGTGCTGGCCAGACTCGGCGCGAAATAG